One genomic window of Anser cygnoides isolate HZ-2024a breed goose chromosome 11, Taihu_goose_T2T_genome, whole genome shotgun sequence includes the following:
- the FRMD5 gene encoding FERM domain-containing protein 5 isoform X1 has translation MLSRWMSGSSRNLDREYNCTVRLLDDSEYTCTIQRDAKGQYLFDLLCHHLNLLEKDYFGIRFVDPDKQRHWLEFTKSVVKQMRAQPPFTMCFRVKFYPTDPAALKEEITRYLVFLQIKRDLYHGRLLCKTSDAALLAAYILQAEIGDYDPGKHPEGYSSKFQFFPKHSEKLERKIAEIHKSELSGQTPATSELNFLRKAQTLETYGVDPHPCKDVSGNAAFLAFTPFGFVVLQGNKRVHFIKWNEVTKMKFEGKTFYLYVSQKEEKKIVLTYFAPTPEACKHLWKCGIENQAFYKLEKSSQVRTVSSSNLFFKGSRFRYSGRVAKEVMESSAKIKREPPEIHRAGLVPSRSCPSITHGPRLSSVPRTRRRAVHISIMEGLESLRDSAHSTPVRSASHGDTFVPPGRGGRAESSERVAVIADESYSPADSVLPTPVAEHSLELMLLSRQLNGAPCSIEEEKESEAGTPSAAEAEEPGELRALCLGAGGRGGTRAEQVNKFVLSVLRLLLVTVGLLFVLLLLLIVLTESDLDTAFFRDIRQTPEFEQFHYQYFCPLRRWFACKVRAVVSLLIDT, from the exons AGAGATGCCAAGGGTCAGTACCTGTTCGACCTTCTGTGCCACCACCTGAACCTGCTGGAGAAGGATTACTTCGGCATTCGGTTTGTGGACCCCGACAAGCAAAGG CATTGGCTGGAGTTCACAAAGTCGGTTGTGAAGCAGATGAGGG CCCAGCCGCCCTTCACCATGTGTTTCCGCGTCAAGTTCTACCCCACGGACCCCGCGGCTCTGAAGGAGGAGATCACCAG GTATTTAGTCTTCCTGCAGATCAAACGAGATCTCTACCACGGCCGCCTCCTCTGCAAGACTTCAGATGCTGCTTTGCTGGCCGCCTATATCCTTCAAG ccgaGATCGGGGACTACGACCCGGGGAAGCACCCAGAGGGCTACAGCTCCAAGTTCCAGTTCTTCCCCAAGCACTCGGAAAAGCTGGAGAGGAAAATCGCAGAGATCCACAAGTCGGAGCTGAG cgGGCAGACACCAGCTACTTCAGAGCTGAATTTCCTAAGGAAAGCCCAGACTCTGGAGACCTACGGAGTTGACCCACACCCCTGCAAG GACGTGTCGGGAAACGCGGCGTTTTTGGCCTTCACGCCCTTCGGGTTCGTGGTGCTGCAGGGAAACAAGCGAGTGCACTTCATCAAATG GAATGAGGTGACCAAAATGAAATTTGAGGGAAAGACTTTCTATTTGTACGTAAGTCAGAAGGAG gaaaagaaaattgtcCTCACCTACTTTGCCCCAACGCCAGAAGCCTGCAAGCACCTCTGGAAGTGCGGGATCGAAAACCAAGCCTTCTACAA GCTGGAGAAGTCGAGCCAGGTCCGGACGGTGTCCAGCAGCAACTTGTTCTTCAAAGGAAGCCGGTTCCGATACAG TGGCCGCGTTGCAAAAGAAGTGATGGAGTCCAGCGCCAAGATCAAGCGGGAGCCGCCGGAGATACATCG ggcagggctggtgccGAGCCGGAGCTGCCCCTCCATCACCCACGGCCCCCGCCTGAGCAGCGTGCCCCGCACCCGCAGGAGAGCCGTTCACATCTCCATCATGGAAG GCCTGGAGTCGCTGCGTGACAGCGCCCACTCCACCCCGGTGCGCTCAGCCTCCCACGGCGACACCTTCGTGCCCCCCGGCCGTGGCGGCCGCGCCGAGAGCAGCGAGCGGGTGGCCGTCATCGCCGACGAGAGCTACAGCCCGGCCGACAGCGTGCTGCCCACGCCGGTGGCCGAGCACAGCCTGGAGCTGATGCTGCTGTCGCGGCAGCTGAACGGGGCCCCGTGCAGCATCGAGGAGGAGAAGGAGTCGGAGGCCGGCACCCCCAGCGCGGCCGAGGCCGAGGAGCCGGGCGAGCTCCGCGCCCTGTGCCTGGGCgccggcggccgcggcgggACACGGGCGGAACAGGTGAATAAGTTTGTTTTAAGTGTCCTCCGTTTGCTCCTTGTGACAGTTGGACTCCTCTTTGTTTTGCTCCTTCTCCTGATCGTCCTTACCGAGTCCGACCTTGACACTGCCTTTTTCCGCGATATCCGCCAGACCCCCGAGTTCGAGCAGTTCCATTACCAATACTTTTGTCCCCTCAGGCGATGGTTTGCCTGCAAAGTCCGCGCCGTGGTAAGCCTGCTCATTGACACCTga
- the FRMD5 gene encoding FERM domain-containing protein 5 isoform X2 has product MLSRWMSGSSRNLDREYNCTVRLLDDSEYTCTIQRDAKGQYLFDLLCHHLNLLEKDYFGIRFVDPDKQRHWLEFTKSVVKQMRAQPPFTMCFRVKFYPTDPAALKEEITRYLVFLQIKRDLYHGRLLCKTSDAALLAAYILQAEIGDYDPGKHPEGYSSKFQFFPKHSEKLERKIAEIHKSELSGQTPATSELNFLRKAQTLETYGVDPHPCKDVSGNAAFLAFTPFGFVVLQGNKRVHFIKWNEVTKMKFEGKTFYLYVSQKEEKKIVLTYFAPTPEACKHLWKCGIENQAFYKLEKSSQVRTVSSSNLFFKGSRFRYSGRVAKEVMESSAKIKREPPEIHRAGLVPSRSCPSITHGPRLSSVPRTRRRAVHISIMEGLESLRDSAHSTPVRSASHGDTFVPPGRGGRAESSERVAVIADESYSPADSVLPTPVAEHSLELMLLSRQLNGAPCSIEEEKESEAGTPSAAEAEEPGELRALCLGAGGRGGTRAEQAMVCLQSPRRGKPAH; this is encoded by the exons AGAGATGCCAAGGGTCAGTACCTGTTCGACCTTCTGTGCCACCACCTGAACCTGCTGGAGAAGGATTACTTCGGCATTCGGTTTGTGGACCCCGACAAGCAAAGG CATTGGCTGGAGTTCACAAAGTCGGTTGTGAAGCAGATGAGGG CCCAGCCGCCCTTCACCATGTGTTTCCGCGTCAAGTTCTACCCCACGGACCCCGCGGCTCTGAAGGAGGAGATCACCAG GTATTTAGTCTTCCTGCAGATCAAACGAGATCTCTACCACGGCCGCCTCCTCTGCAAGACTTCAGATGCTGCTTTGCTGGCCGCCTATATCCTTCAAG ccgaGATCGGGGACTACGACCCGGGGAAGCACCCAGAGGGCTACAGCTCCAAGTTCCAGTTCTTCCCCAAGCACTCGGAAAAGCTGGAGAGGAAAATCGCAGAGATCCACAAGTCGGAGCTGAG cgGGCAGACACCAGCTACTTCAGAGCTGAATTTCCTAAGGAAAGCCCAGACTCTGGAGACCTACGGAGTTGACCCACACCCCTGCAAG GACGTGTCGGGAAACGCGGCGTTTTTGGCCTTCACGCCCTTCGGGTTCGTGGTGCTGCAGGGAAACAAGCGAGTGCACTTCATCAAATG GAATGAGGTGACCAAAATGAAATTTGAGGGAAAGACTTTCTATTTGTACGTAAGTCAGAAGGAG gaaaagaaaattgtcCTCACCTACTTTGCCCCAACGCCAGAAGCCTGCAAGCACCTCTGGAAGTGCGGGATCGAAAACCAAGCCTTCTACAA GCTGGAGAAGTCGAGCCAGGTCCGGACGGTGTCCAGCAGCAACTTGTTCTTCAAAGGAAGCCGGTTCCGATACAG TGGCCGCGTTGCAAAAGAAGTGATGGAGTCCAGCGCCAAGATCAAGCGGGAGCCGCCGGAGATACATCG ggcagggctggtgccGAGCCGGAGCTGCCCCTCCATCACCCACGGCCCCCGCCTGAGCAGCGTGCCCCGCACCCGCAGGAGAGCCGTTCACATCTCCATCATGGAAG GCCTGGAGTCGCTGCGTGACAGCGCCCACTCCACCCCGGTGCGCTCAGCCTCCCACGGCGACACCTTCGTGCCCCCCGGCCGTGGCGGCCGCGCCGAGAGCAGCGAGCGGGTGGCCGTCATCGCCGACGAGAGCTACAGCCCGGCCGACAGCGTGCTGCCCACGCCGGTGGCCGAGCACAGCCTGGAGCTGATGCTGCTGTCGCGGCAGCTGAACGGGGCCCCGTGCAGCATCGAGGAGGAGAAGGAGTCGGAGGCCGGCACCCCCAGCGCGGCCGAGGCCGAGGAGCCGGGCGAGCTCCGCGCCCTGTGCCTGGGCgccggcggccgcggcgggACACGGGCGGAACAG GCGATGGTTTGCCTGCAAAGTCCGCGCCGTGGTAAGCCTGCTCATTGA